From a single Nicotiana tomentosiformis chromosome 2, ASM39032v3, whole genome shotgun sequence genomic region:
- the LOC104087242 gene encoding probable xyloglucan endotransglucosylase/hydrolase protein 8 isoform X2: MERNMGDLLLFAALVATLFSSSHAQLIKGAFENTFSKSCPGTHFKTSQDGQIWYLTLDQVSDCGFITKQSYRFGWFSTKLKLVGGDSAGVVTAFYMCSEVEAGPLRDEIDFEFLGNRTGQPYLIQTNVYNNGSGGREMRHLLWFFVDKVPIRVYKNANHTNNFFPAERPMYVFSSIWNADNWATRGGLDKINWTSAPFVASYKEFTLDACQWKDPFPACVSTTTQHWWDQYNAWHLSSKQKIDYAWVQRNFVVYDYCQDSVRNRYKPQECWLSPLD, encoded by the exons ATGGAGAGAAATATGGGTGATCTTCTCTTATTTGCAGCACTAGTGGCTACCCTTTTTTCATCATCACATGCTCAACTTATCAAAGGTGCATTTGAAAACACCTTCAGTAAAAGCTGTCCGGGTACTCATTTCAAGACTTCTCAAGATGGACAGATCTGGTATCTCACCTTAGACCAAGTATCAG ATTGTGGGTTTATCACCAAGCAGAGCTatagatttggttggtttagCACAAAGTTGAAATTGGTAGGAGGTGACTCTGCTGGTGTTGTGACAGCCTTTTAT ATGTGCTCGGAAGTAGAGGCAGGGCCATTGAGAGATGAGATAGATTTTGAGTTCTTGGGAAACAGAACAGGGCAGCCTTATCTTATTCAGACCAATGTGTACAATAATGGCAGTGGTGGACGTGAGATGAGGCATCTTCTCTG GTTTTTCGTTGATAAGGTTCCAATAAGGGTATACAAGAACGCGAATCACACTAACAATTTTTTTCCAGCTGAGAGGCCAATGTACGTGTTTTCTAGCATATGGAATGCAGATAATTGGGCTACTAGAGGAGGGTTGGACAAGATAAACTGGACAAGTGCACCATTCGTAGCAAGTTATAAGGAGTTTACTTTAGATGCTTGTCAATGGAAAGATCCTTTCCCAGCTTGTGTTTCCACCACTACACAGCACTGGTGGGATCAGTATAATGCTTGGCACCTATCAAGTAAACAGAAGATTGATTATGCTTGGGTGCAGAGAAACTTTGTAGTTTATGATTATTGCCAGGATAGTGTAAGAAACCGTTACAAGCCTCAAGAGTGTTGGTTAAGTCCATTAGACTAA
- the LOC104087242 gene encoding probable xyloglucan endotransglucosylase/hydrolase protein 8 isoform X1, giving the protein MERNMGDLLLFAALVATLFSSSHAQLIKGAFENTFSKSCPGTHFKTSQDGQIWYLTLDQVSDCGFITKQSYRFGWFSTKLKLVGGDSAGVVTAFYMCSEVEAGPLRDEIDFEFLGNRTGQPYLIQTNVYNNGSGGREMRHLLWFDPTQDFHTYSILWNSHQIAFFVDKVPIRVYKNANHTNNFFPAERPMYVFSSIWNADNWATRGGLDKINWTSAPFVASYKEFTLDACQWKDPFPACVSTTTQHWWDQYNAWHLSSKQKIDYAWVQRNFVVYDYCQDSVRNRYKPQECWLSPLD; this is encoded by the exons ATGGAGAGAAATATGGGTGATCTTCTCTTATTTGCAGCACTAGTGGCTACCCTTTTTTCATCATCACATGCTCAACTTATCAAAGGTGCATTTGAAAACACCTTCAGTAAAAGCTGTCCGGGTACTCATTTCAAGACTTCTCAAGATGGACAGATCTGGTATCTCACCTTAGACCAAGTATCAG ATTGTGGGTTTATCACCAAGCAGAGCTatagatttggttggtttagCACAAAGTTGAAATTGGTAGGAGGTGACTCTGCTGGTGTTGTGACAGCCTTTTAT ATGTGCTCGGAAGTAGAGGCAGGGCCATTGAGAGATGAGATAGATTTTGAGTTCTTGGGAAACAGAACAGGGCAGCCTTATCTTATTCAGACCAATGTGTACAATAATGGCAGTGGTGGACGTGAGATGAGGCATCTTCTCTGGTTTGACCCTACTCAGGACTTTCATACCTATTCCATTCTTTGGAACTCCCACCAAATTGC GTTTTTCGTTGATAAGGTTCCAATAAGGGTATACAAGAACGCGAATCACACTAACAATTTTTTTCCAGCTGAGAGGCCAATGTACGTGTTTTCTAGCATATGGAATGCAGATAATTGGGCTACTAGAGGAGGGTTGGACAAGATAAACTGGACAAGTGCACCATTCGTAGCAAGTTATAAGGAGTTTACTTTAGATGCTTGTCAATGGAAAGATCCTTTCCCAGCTTGTGTTTCCACCACTACACAGCACTGGTGGGATCAGTATAATGCTTGGCACCTATCAAGTAAACAGAAGATTGATTATGCTTGGGTGCAGAGAAACTTTGTAGTTTATGATTATTGCCAGGATAGTGTAAGAAACCGTTACAAGCCTCAAGAGTGTTGGTTAAGTCCATTAGACTAA